Proteins encoded by one window of Antechinus flavipes isolate AdamAnt ecotype Samford, QLD, Australia chromosome 4, AdamAnt_v2, whole genome shotgun sequence:
- the KCNJ2 gene encoding inward rectifier potassium channel 2, with product MGSVRTNRYSIVSSEEDGMKLATMAVANGFGNGKSKVHTRQQCRSRFVKKDGHCNVQFINVGEKGQRYLADIFTTCVDIRWRWMLVIFCLAFVLSWLFFGCVFWLIALLHGDLDAPDNDKACVSQVSSFTAAFLFSIETQTTIGYGFRCVTDECPIAVFMVVFQSIVGCIIDAFIIGAVMAKMAKPKKRNETLVFSHNAVVAMRDGKLCLMWRVGNLRKSHLVEAHVRAQLLKSRITSEGEYIPLDQIDINVGFDSGIDRIFLVSPITIVHEIDEDSPLYDLNKQDMDNADFEIVVILEGMVEATAMTTQCRSSYLANEILWGHRYEPVLFEEKHYYKVDYSRFHKTYEVPNTPLCSARDLAEKKYILSNANSFCYENEVALTSKEEEDSENGVPESTSTDTPPDIDHHNQAGVPLEPRPLRRESEI from the coding sequence ATGGGCAGTGTACGAACCAACCGCTATAGCATTGTCTCTTCAGAAGAAGATGGCATGAAATTGGCCACCATGGCGGTTGCAAATGGCTTTGGGAATGGGAAGAGTAAGGTCCATACTCGACAACAGTGCCGAAGCCGTTTTGTCAAGAAAGATGGTCACTGCAATGTTCAGTTCATCAACGTGGGTGAGAAAGGGCAGAGATATCTGGCAGACATCTTTACCACTTGTGTGGACATACGTTGGCGGTGGATGCTGGTCATCTTCTGTCTGGCTTTTGTTCTCTCATGGCTATTCTTTGGCTGTGTGTTTTGGTTGATAGCATTACTTCATGGAGATTTGGATGCACCTGATAACGATAAAGCATGTGTATCTCAGGTCAGCAGTTTTACTGctgccttccttttttccattgaAACTCAGACAACAATAGGCTATGGCTTCAGGTGTGTCACTGATGAATGTCCCATTGCAGTTTTCATGGTAGTATTCCAGTCCATTGTGGGCTGCATCATTGATGCTTTTATCATTGGTGCAGTCATGGCTAAGATGGCAAAGCCAAAAAAGAGGAATGAGACTCTTGTCTTCAGCCACAATGCCGTAGTCGCCATGAGGGATGGAAAACTATGCTTAATGTGGCGTGTGGGAAACCTCCGTAAAAGCCACTTGGTGGAAGCTCATGTGCGAGCACAGCTCCTCAAATCCAGAATTACATCTGAAGGAGAATATATCCCACTTGATCAAATAGACATCAATGTGGGATTCGACAGTGGAATCGACCGTATATTTCTAGTCTCTCCAATTACAATAGTCCATGAAATAGATGAAGATAGTCCTTTGTATGATTTGAATAAACAGGACATGGATAATGCAGACTTTGAAATTGTTGTAATACTAGAAGGGATGGTAGAAGCCACTGCTATGACAACACAATGTCGTAGCTCTTATTTGGCAAATGAAATACTCTGGGGCCATCGCTATGAGCCTGTCCTCTTTGAGGAAAAACACTACTACAAAGTGGACTATTCAAGATTTCACAAAACATATGAAGTGCCCAACACACCTCTTTGTAGTGCTAGAGACTTAGCAGAAAAGAAATACATCCTCTCAAATGCTAATTCCTTTTGCTATGAGAATGAGGTTGCACTCACTAGCAAAGAGGAAGAAGACAGTGAGAATGGTGTTCCTGAGAGCACAAGCACAGACACACCTCCTGACATAGACCATCACAACCAGGCTGGAGTGCCCCTGGAGCCCAGACCACTAAGGCGAGAATCAGAGATATGA